The segment GCTTTCCGTCGACTATCCTGCAGCCTGGAGAAAGTTATCAGTCCCAGACCGTGTTCAAGTTTTCGGCAAAGTAGTCCGACGGCGAAGTACGATGCTGACCCGCCAGGCTAACGGATCGCCCAAAAAACTACAGCTTGAAAACCTTACGCAGCAGTTTCACGGCGCCCTTCATGGCGCTCACGGGTAGAGTATGTGGGCCGTCGAATTCTGTGAACTCAATGTTCATGTCTGCGTCTGAAAACATCGTGCAGAGATCGACCGCGACGTCGAACGGAAGGATTGGATCGAGCGTCCCGTGCGACTGGAAAACGGGGAACGAATGATTGCCGACGAGTGAAGTCCATTTGTCTTCGCAGATCAACGTTCCTGACCAGACAATCAGCCCACCCAGCTGTTTTTCGTGCGACAACGCCACATCGGTCGTCAACATGGCTCCCTGAGAGAACCCACCGATCACGATTTTGGCGTGAGGCAGTTGATATTCATTGCAGGCAAACTCGATTACTTCATTGATCATTCCGTTGCAACGAGGAAGCTCCGCTGGCGATTCGGACTTCAGCTTTTGGAATTTTCCCTGTTCGGCCAGCTGCTGAATTTCGTCGACGTCAATCATCCACCACGCGCGACTCTCAAAGCCCATCGATTCGCTCATGTCGATCGGCGCTTCGGGAAACAGAAACGCGAGCTTGCGAAATTTCTCGTCGACCTTCGCCATCTCTTCGGCAATCGATACAAGGTCATCGCCGCCGGCACCAAACCCGTGACATAGGACCACAGCTCCTTTGGGTTCGTCGGTCGCTTTGACCACTGTGACGGCAAGTTCGCCGATTGTGATTTTGGACGCGTTCATTCTGTTCGACTAATCCTTGTAATATTGAAAGCCACCGTTGACGGGCAAAACCTGTCCGGAGACAAAACTTGACGATTCACTCGCGAGAAACACTGCAGCGGCCGCGATGTCATCCGGCTGACCCCAGCGATTCATTAACGCATCGGACTTGGCGCGAGCATCCCATGTGGAGCTTGCGGATTCGCCCCATTTGGTTTGGATCCAGCCCGGAGCGATGCAGTTGACTCGAACTTTGGGAGCCAACGATTGAGCCAGGCTTTTCGTCATCGCCATGATCGCGCCCTTGGTCGTGGCAAACAGCTCGCCGCTGTCTCCTTCCATCCCTTGAGCCGCCTGATCCCATCCGATGTTGATGATCGAAGCCGAACCAGAAGGAACCGAATTCGAACTTTTGGATTCCCGCGCAGCCATTCGTGAACCGATCGCGCGTGACAGCATCAACGTTGCCTTGACATCAACCTGGAACAAATAGTCCAGCTTCCGTTCCAGGCTTTCATCTTTCCAGTCTCCGGTCAACACGTCGCCGCCGGCGTTGTTGACCCAAACGTCGACACCGGATTTCCAGCTCCAAGCCTGTTCGACAAACGCATCCCATGATTCGATTGATTCAAAGTCTGCGAAGGCGCAATGCACTTCGCGTCCGAGTCCTCGAATCTCTTCGGCAACTTGCTCGATCCGCTCCGTATGCGAACGGCCGTGCAACACAACGTCTGCTCCTTGCCTGGCCATGGCAATTGCGATCGCTCGTCCAATTCCAGACGACGAACCGGTAACGACGACGGTCCTGTTTTTCAGCGACTGATTCACGGATTGGCATTCGAGGGGTTTGAAATCAGGCCAAAAGTTATTCGATCGATCGGTAATCGGCAAGTCACAGGTGTAGTTTGTGAATCATGCTGCGTTTTCGAATCACGACACACCGAAGTGTTGCGTTTTGACCACAGCGGATTTTCAAATTGGTGTTTTTCTTCGGGAAACAGGCTGTTTCCCGATTTGGCACAACCGTTGCCTTTCTCTCGACACAGAAAGCATCCCAACGTCAGAAGAATGACAGGCCCTACCATGTCCAAGTTTTACCACTCGCTCGAATCAGAAAAGTACTTCCTTTCGTCACTTCAAAGCGATCAGCAAATCGCACGTCAGAAAGCAAGAGCCAGTGCCGAGCAGGCGATCACGAATCTGATCATCATTGTCCTGGCCGTCGCAGCAGGGTTCTACGCGATCAAGTCGATGCCAGTCTGGTTGCCGGTTGTCGAAAGCTCGTTCCACAAGATCACCAACTACCGTTACATCTAAAATTCAAAAATTTCAGATTTGGCTACCGCTTCCGCAAACGCCAACTTCAGACGCACTCCGACGGGTCTGAAGTTGGTTTTTTGTTTGCGCTGTTTTAAGAATTGGGGAACTCAATCATCGAGCTTGCGTCACAAGTGAAAATCGGGTCCGATGGACTTTCGATAATCATCTGTCGCCACAGGACTTGTCATGATCCGCATTGTCAGCTTCGCACTCTTCGTTTCAATTCTGGCCGGACTATTCGTTGCAACCGAAAGAGGATTGCTCAGCTCGGTTCCCGAAGAACAGGACCGCAAACAGCTGTGGACCGATTCGCAGTTGGATCAAAGCCGCGGGTTGCCAAAGTCTGCTATCGAAAAACTGAAAGCCATTCGAAAAAGTGCCGTCGCCGATGAGGCTTGGTCGGAAGCGACGTTGGCGATGTGTTCGCAGTTTCTCCTGGAAGGCCAGATCGATCAGCCGGTTTATCCGCACGTGATCAAGAAGCTACAGGCTGCGATCCCGGAGTCACCACAGCAGATGAAGCCGGTGCTCAATGTGATGCTGGCCGAATACATCTATCTATATTACTCGCAAAACTCGTGGCGGTTCCAACAGCGATCGCAAACGCAATCGGCTCCCGGTGATGACATTGAAGCCTGGGATCTGGCTCGCATTTTGGGCGAAGTCGACAAACATTTCACGACGGCATTGGAGGCCGCGGACGAGCTTAAAAAGATTCCAATCGGCGACTATGAAATGTTGCTGGAAAAAGGGACCGTTTCCGATCGCTATCGCCCAACGCTCTATGATTTCGTGGCGTTTCGCGCGTTGAGTTTTTATTCGCTCGATGAGCAATTCATACGTCAGCAAGATGCGTTCGAAGTCTCAGCCGACGGCCCGATTTTTTCTTCAACCAAAGAGTTTCTCAACTGGAAACCGGACACCACGGACGAAGATTCATATCGTCTCCGCGCGGTCACTTTGTTGCAGGAAGTTCTGCGTTATCATGCCGACGACGACGAAAACTCGGCTTTCCTGGACGCGGAGCTGATGCGGTTTCGATTTGGCCGATCGGTCGCGACCGGAAGTGAGTCCGGCGCCCGGTATCGAGCCGCTTTGCAACGTTTTTCTGATGATCACGCCGACCATCCGATCAGCACAGTGGCCTTGGCAGCGTTAGCGATGTCGATTCAGTCCGATGAGAAGGATCTGGTCAAAGCCAGAAAGATCGCTCAGCAGGGCCCCGCCCGCTTTCCCGCGTCCATCGGTGCAAAACAGTGCCGCAACGTTACCCAACAGATCGAGACCAAGTCCATTCAGATCTCCACCGAACGGGTTTGGAATGGGGATGAAGTCACCGTCGATGTGCGTTATCGCAACACGAGCAAAATCTGGTTTCGACTGGTCAAGTTCGACTTTCAAAACTGGAAACAGTGGGCTCAACGGCAATCGCCAAGCAATTTTAGCGGCGACGAGTTCACCCAACTGCTGAAACTTCCCATCGCAAAACAATGGTCGGTTGACTTGCCAGAAACCAAAGATTTTCAGGAGCGAACGGAGTCCGTGTTGGTTGCCCCGGACAACTTGAAGCTGGATTCCGGTTGCTACGTTTTGCTCAGCTGTTCCAACGACGAATTTGTTGAAGGAGTTAACGGTGAGTTCAACAGCATTTCAGTGGCGGAAGTCTGGATCAGCAAGCTGGCTGCGATCGTTCGACGTGGCGTCGGTGAAAATCAGTTCGAAGTTCAGGTCTTTGACGCCATCAGCGGCTTGCCGATCAGAAACGCGACAGTCGACAAGGTAGCCTGGAAGTACGAAGGGCGCAAAAGCTTTGAAACGGATCGGCAGAGGGCTCAAACCGATCAGAATGGAATGGCAAAGCTGAAGTATCTTGACCGCAACAACATGGTCAAGTTACAGATCCAAAGTGGCGACCAAACGCTAGGTATCGTGGATCGCATTTATGGCGGCCGCTACCGAAATCGAACAACGCAACTGCAAACGGTGTTCTTCACCGATCGTTCCATCTACCGCCCCGGTCAGACGATTCAGTTTAAAGGCATTTGCTATCGGGCCAACACGATGACGAACAAGTACTCGACGCTGATCGGTAAGAAGGTGACCGTTTGGCTGTTCGATGCGAACAATCAGGAAGTCGAAAAGAAAGATTTCACGGCCAACGAGTTTGGTTCTTTCTCGGGCAGCTTTACGGCACCGCGAAACCGCGCGACCGGTGTGATGCGAATCCAATGTTCG is part of the Mariniblastus fucicola genome and harbors:
- a CDS encoding alpha/beta hydrolase, translating into MNASKITIGELAVTVVKATDEPKGAVVLCHGFGAGGDDLVSIAEEMAKVDEKFRKLAFLFPEAPIDMSESMGFESRAWWMIDVDEIQQLAEQGKFQKLKSESPAELPRCNGMINEVIEFACNEYQLPHAKIVIGGFSQGAMLTTDVALSHEKQLGGLIVWSGTLICEDKWTSLVGNHSFPVFQSHGTLDPILPFDVAVDLCTMFSDADMNIEFTEFDGPHTLPVSAMKGAVKLLRKVFKL
- a CDS encoding SDR family NAD(P)-dependent oxidoreductase, which codes for MNQSLKNRTVVVTGSSSGIGRAIAIAMARQGADVVLHGRSHTERIEQVAEEIRGLGREVHCAFADFESIESWDAFVEQAWSWKSGVDVWVNNAGGDVLTGDWKDESLERKLDYLFQVDVKATLMLSRAIGSRMAARESKSSNSVPSGSASIINIGWDQAAQGMEGDSGELFATTKGAIMAMTKSLAQSLAPKVRVNCIAPGWIQTKWGESASSTWDARAKSDALMNRWGQPDDIAAAAVFLASESSSFVSGQVLPVNGGFQYYKD